Proteins encoded together in one Altererythrobacter epoxidivorans window:
- a CDS encoding DcaP family trimeric outer membrane transporter: MARISSGQRRMRLTAGLLAATMMVPAAAHASDRETVDQRLDRLEAMIMSLQQQMAGQQANAAQSETVSQLSAAVAETRAQNAELAQQQAETQERVAKVEKDAGNGFRVGNTNVSLGGYVKLDAKSLRTSGGELPSGSAGLDFLIPSLIPVGGSSSGWDTHFHGRQSRLIVKTSTPVGDKSVGTHLEMDFMVTSGGDQRVSNSYSPRMRQAFITYDGWTFGQAWSNFQNVGALPDSVDFVGTMPGTVFVRQPLIRYKSNSGFSVSVENPETTLTNSTGGRILPTDDKLPDITARYDGKGFTIAGIVRQLTASDAILASGGDSALGYGLSVSGKFPIGSGGDDFRVMGTVGEGLGRYMGANIVNDAAIDADGNLDPIATYSGFAAFRHVWSPKARSTLAGSYFKADNPVALTGGSPTDEVWNVLANLIYSPVPKLDIGLEYMYAERTNEAGQDGSLQQVQLGAKYSF, translated from the coding sequence GTGGCAAGGATTTCATCCGGACAGCGGCGCATGCGCCTGACCGCGGGCTTGCTGGCTGCGACCATGATGGTGCCGGCAGCGGCGCATGCATCGGACAGGGAAACGGTCGATCAACGGCTCGACCGGCTCGAGGCGATGATCATGTCGCTGCAACAGCAGATGGCCGGTCAGCAGGCGAACGCAGCCCAGAGTGAAACGGTAAGCCAGTTGAGCGCTGCCGTGGCAGAAACCCGCGCTCAGAATGCAGAGCTCGCCCAGCAGCAGGCCGAAACGCAGGAACGTGTTGCCAAGGTCGAAAAGGATGCCGGAAACGGTTTCCGTGTCGGCAATACCAACGTCAGCCTGGGCGGTTACGTCAAGCTGGACGCAAAATCGCTACGCACGAGCGGCGGCGAATTGCCGAGCGGTTCGGCAGGGCTGGACTTCCTGATCCCCAGCCTGATCCCCGTCGGAGGATCGTCTTCCGGTTGGGACACGCATTTCCACGGCCGCCAGAGCCGTCTGATCGTAAAGACCAGCACACCGGTCGGCGACAAGTCGGTGGGCACGCACCTCGAAATGGATTTCATGGTCACGTCCGGCGGGGACCAGCGCGTTTCGAACAGCTACAGCCCGCGCATGCGCCAGGCCTTCATCACCTATGACGGATGGACCTTCGGCCAGGCGTGGTCGAACTTCCAGAACGTCGGCGCATTGCCGGATTCGGTCGATTTCGTCGGGACTATGCCGGGAACGGTGTTCGTTCGGCAGCCCCTGATCCGGTACAAATCGAACAGCGGCTTTTCCGTTTCGGTCGAGAACCCGGAAACGACACTGACAAATTCCACCGGTGGCCGCATCCTGCCGACCGACGACAAATTGCCTGACATCACCGCCCGCTACGATGGCAAGGGCTTCACAATTGCAGGCATTGTTCGCCAGTTGACCGCTTCGGACGCGATCCTGGCTAGCGGCGGTGACAGCGCACTGGGCTACGGCCTCAGCGTTTCGGGCAAGTTCCCGATCGGCAGCGGCGGCGACGACTTCCGCGTCATGGGTACCGTGGGTGAGGGTCTTGGCCGCTACATGGGCGCCAACATCGTCAACGATGCGGCCATCGATGCGGATGGCAACCTCGATCCCATCGCCACCTATTCGGGCTTTGCCGCCTTCCGCCATGTGTGGAGCCCCAAGGCCCGTTCGACCCTGGCCGGCAGCTATTTCAAGGCCGACAATCCGGTTGCGCTGACCGGTGGCAGCCCGACCGACGAGGTCTGGAACGTACTTGCTAACCTGATCTATTCGCCGGTGCCCAAACTCGATATCGGTCTGGAATACATGTATGCAGAGCGTACCAATGAAGCCGGGCAGGATGGTAGCCTGCAGCAGGTCCAACTGGGCGCCAAGTACAGCTTCTGA
- a CDS encoding response regulator, with protein sequence MARSILIADDHPLMRGAIRAAVEKVWPSHEVREVSDVASARTEMEAGNVELATLDLHMQDSNGLAALLELRKLCPAVPIVVISASGDSQTIAKARELGASGFIAKTASLSDMTHSLRQISEGELVFPETSQESDAAASRLASLTPAQTRILRYLSEGLLNKQIAYEMDISEATVKAHITAIFRRLGVTNRTQAVLVAKELDINEPTSGLDT encoded by the coding sequence ATGGCCCGCAGCATCCTCATCGCAGACGATCATCCGCTGATGCGCGGTGCAATCCGCGCTGCGGTAGAAAAAGTCTGGCCTTCCCACGAAGTCAGGGAAGTCAGCGATGTTGCGTCGGCACGCACCGAGATGGAAGCCGGCAATGTCGAACTGGCGACGCTCGACCTGCATATGCAGGATTCCAACGGGCTTGCCGCCCTGCTCGAACTGCGCAAGCTGTGTCCGGCCGTTCCGATCGTCGTCATTTCGGCGAGCGGGGACAGTCAGACCATTGCCAAGGCCCGCGAACTGGGCGCTTCGGGCTTCATCGCGAAAACGGCTTCACTTTCCGACATGACGCATAGCCTGCGACAGATCAGCGAAGGCGAACTGGTCTTTCCCGAGACTTCGCAAGAGAGCGACGCTGCCGCTTCAAGGCTCGCCAGCCTTACCCCGGCCCAGACCCGGATCTTGCGTTACCTTTCCGAAGGCTTGCTCAACAAGCAAATCGCCTACGAAATGGATATCAGCGAGGCGACCGTCAAAGCACATATCACGGCGATCTTCCGCCGCCTCGGCGTGACCAACAGGACGCAGGCAGTGCTCGTCGCCAAGGAACTCGATATAAACGAGCCGACATCAGGCCTCGATACGTAA
- a CDS encoding sodium:solute symporter family protein: protein METQTLIYIFVGISFALYIGIAIWSRAGSTKEFYVAGGGVNPVVNGMATAADWMSAASFLSMAGLIAFMGYDGSVYLMGWTGGYVMLALLLAPYLRKFGQFTVPDFIGTRYYSNVARTVAVICLIFISFTYIAGQMRGVGIVFSRFLEVDVTMGVIIGMAIVFVYAVLGGMKGITYTQVAQYCVLIFAYLVPAIFISLMITGNPVPQLGLGSMVNDGSGMYVLEKLDESLQMMGFGAFTSGSKSMIDVFCITAALMIGTAGLPHVIVRFFTVPKASDARKSAGWALIFIALLYTTAPAVAAFARLNFNDGINQTSYEEAPAWFKNWETNKLIAWVDKNDDGVMQIAAGDAFVGAPEYTGETGALGQQVVSNEVVTDNANEVYVDRDIMVLANPEIANLPGWVIALVAAGGLAAALSTAAGLLLVISTAVSHDLLKSTFKPDISEKGELLAARLAATAAIVVAGYLGIYPPGWVAQVVAFAFGLAAASLFPAIFMGIFSKKMNKEGAIAGMVVGLAFTFIYIAYFKLMVDPAMNTAANWLFGISPEGIGVVGMVLNFIVAIVVSKMTSAPPAEIDALVESIRVPRGAGEAHAH from the coding sequence ATGGAAACACAAACTCTGATCTACATCTTCGTCGGTATCAGCTTCGCGCTCTACATCGGCATTGCGATCTGGTCGCGCGCCGGTTCGACGAAAGAGTTCTATGTCGCAGGCGGCGGGGTCAATCCTGTCGTCAACGGAATGGCAACGGCTGCCGATTGGATGAGCGCTGCGTCGTTCCTTTCCATGGCGGGCCTGATCGCATTCATGGGCTATGACGGCTCGGTCTATCTGATGGGCTGGACCGGCGGGTACGTCATGCTCGCGCTCCTGCTTGCGCCTTACCTGCGCAAGTTCGGCCAGTTTACCGTGCCCGACTTCATCGGCACGCGTTACTATTCGAACGTGGCGCGCACGGTTGCAGTGATCTGCCTCATCTTCATCAGTTTCACCTATATCGCCGGGCAGATGCGCGGCGTGGGGATCGTGTTTTCGCGTTTCCTCGAGGTGGACGTGACGATGGGCGTCATCATCGGCATGGCGATCGTGTTCGTTTACGCCGTTCTCGGCGGGATGAAGGGGATCACTTACACCCAGGTCGCGCAATATTGCGTGCTGATCTTCGCCTATCTCGTCCCTGCGATCTTCATCTCGCTAATGATCACCGGTAACCCCGTGCCGCAGCTCGGCCTCGGTTCGATGGTGAACGACGGGTCCGGAATGTACGTTCTCGAAAAACTCGACGAGAGCTTGCAGATGATGGGCTTCGGCGCCTTCACGAGCGGCAGCAAATCGATGATCGACGTGTTCTGCATCACCGCAGCTCTGATGATCGGTACTGCCGGCCTGCCGCACGTCATCGTACGGTTCTTCACCGTTCCCAAGGCTTCCGACGCTCGCAAGTCGGCCGGCTGGGCGCTGATCTTCATCGCACTGCTCTACACGACCGCGCCCGCGGTTGCCGCCTTTGCCCGCCTGAACTTCAACGACGGCATCAATCAGACGTCTTACGAAGAAGCGCCCGCCTGGTTCAAAAACTGGGAAACCAACAAGCTGATCGCCTGGGTCGATAAGAACGACGACGGCGTGATGCAGATTGCTGCTGGCGACGCTTTCGTGGGTGCGCCCGAATACACCGGTGAAACCGGTGCGCTCGGCCAGCAGGTGGTTTCCAACGAGGTGGTCACCGACAATGCCAACGAGGTCTATGTCGACCGCGACATCATGGTCCTTGCCAATCCGGAGATCGCCAATCTTCCCGGGTGGGTGATTGCCCTGGTTGCGGCAGGCGGCCTTGCGGCAGCCTTGTCGACTGCGGCGGGCCTGCTGCTCGTCATTTCGACGGCGGTAAGTCACGACCTGCTCAAATCGACCTTTAAGCCGGACATATCGGAAAAGGGGGAATTGCTTGCTGCGCGTCTGGCAGCGACGGCCGCCATCGTGGTGGCCGGTTATCTCGGCATCTATCCTCCGGGATGGGTGGCGCAGGTGGTTGCGTTCGCGTTCGGCTTGGCCGCGGCATCGCTGTTCCCTGCAATCTTCATGGGGATCTTCTCCAAGAAGATGAACAAGGAAGGCGCGATCGCAGGTATGGTCGTGGGCCTGGCCTTCACATTTATCTACATCGCTTATTTCAAGCTGATGGTGGATCCGGCGATGAACACGGCGGCAAACTGGCTGTTCGGCATTTCGCCTGAAGGCATCGGCGTGGTTGGCATGGTGCTGAACTTCATCGTGGCGATCGTCGTATCCAAAATGACTTCCGCTCCGCCTGCCGAAATCGATGCCCTGGTGGAATCGATCCGCGTTCCACGCGGAGCGGGCGAGGCCCACGCGCACTAA
- the acs gene encoding acetate--CoA ligase gives MPAAAADGAACNASQYEAMYARSIEDADGFWAEQAARLDWFEKPTKVADWSFDPVDIKWFEDGKLNICHNAVDRHVDAGNGNRVALIFEPDDPEGEVRHITYAELQGEVVRMANSLKKLGVAKGDRVTIYMPMVPEGAFAMLACARIGAIHSVIFGGFSPDAIAGRVEDCESDWIVTADQGLRGSKKVPLKANVDAALEKVPAKGVLVVSHTGADVAMTEGRDHWYHEYSADVADECPCEPMNAEDPLFILYTSGSTGSPKGVVHTTGGYSVWTETTFRYVFDYRPGEIYWCTADIGWVTGHSYIVYGPLQNGATALMFEGVPNYPDHDRFWAVCEKHKVNIFYTAPTAIRALMREGEGHVAKHDLSSLRVMGSVGEPINPEAWRWYHETVGGGTVPIVDTWWQTETGGIMITTLPGAHDMKPGSAGKPFFGVCPQLVDNDGAVLEGATEGNLCITRSWPGQARTVYGDHDRFIQTYFSTYKGKYFTGDGCRRDKDGYYWITGRVDDVINVSGHRMGTAEVESALVLHAKVSEAAVVGYPHDIKGQGIYCYVTLNAGEEHSDELMGELRQWVRKEIGPIATPDHLHFTPALPKTRSGKIMRRILRKIAENDYGSLGDTSTLADPGIVDTLIDGRMNR, from the coding sequence ATGCCCGCAGCCGCCGCCGACGGCGCCGCTTGCAATGCCTCGCAATACGAAGCGATGTACGCTCGTAGCATCGAGGACGCAGATGGCTTCTGGGCCGAACAGGCTGCGCGACTCGACTGGTTCGAAAAACCGACGAAGGTCGCCGACTGGTCATTCGATCCGGTCGACATCAAGTGGTTCGAGGATGGCAAGCTCAATATCTGCCACAACGCAGTCGACCGCCATGTCGATGCGGGGAATGGTAACCGCGTCGCACTGATTTTCGAGCCCGACGATCCCGAAGGCGAAGTCCGCCACATCACTTATGCCGAGTTGCAGGGCGAAGTCGTGCGCATGGCCAACTCGCTGAAGAAGCTCGGTGTGGCAAAGGGTGACCGCGTGACGATCTACATGCCGATGGTGCCCGAAGGCGCCTTCGCCATGCTCGCCTGCGCCCGTATCGGCGCAATCCACTCGGTGATCTTCGGCGGGTTTTCGCCCGACGCCATCGCCGGCCGCGTCGAGGACTGCGAAAGCGACTGGATCGTGACCGCGGACCAGGGCCTGCGCGGGTCGAAAAAAGTCCCGCTCAAGGCCAATGTCGATGCCGCTCTGGAGAAAGTCCCGGCCAAGGGTGTCCTTGTCGTCAGCCACACGGGTGCCGACGTGGCGATGACGGAAGGTCGCGACCACTGGTACCACGAATATTCGGCCGACGTTGCCGACGAATGCCCGTGCGAGCCGATGAATGCGGAAGATCCGCTGTTCATCCTCTACACCTCGGGATCGACCGGGAGCCCCAAGGGCGTCGTCCACACGACCGGCGGCTACTCGGTCTGGACCGAAACCACCTTCCGCTATGTGTTCGACTATCGGCCTGGCGAAATCTACTGGTGCACGGCCGATATTGGCTGGGTCACGGGGCACAGCTACATCGTTTACGGGCCGCTCCAGAACGGGGCCACCGCGCTCATGTTCGAAGGTGTTCCGAATTATCCCGACCACGACCGTTTCTGGGCGGTGTGCGAGAAGCACAAGGTCAATATCTTCTACACCGCGCCAACTGCCATTCGCGCCCTCATGCGCGAAGGCGAAGGCCATGTCGCAAAGCACGATCTTTCATCGCTGAGGGTCATGGGTTCGGTGGGTGAGCCGATCAATCCCGAGGCATGGCGCTGGTACCACGAAACCGTAGGCGGCGGGACCGTTCCAATTGTCGACACATGGTGGCAGACCGAAACCGGCGGGATCATGATCACCACCCTGCCCGGCGCACACGACATGAAGCCCGGCAGTGCCGGCAAGCCCTTCTTCGGCGTCTGCCCGCAACTTGTCGACAACGACGGGGCAGTCCTGGAAGGCGCAACCGAAGGCAATCTGTGCATCACGCGCAGTTGGCCGGGCCAGGCACGTACCGTTTATGGCGACCACGATCGCTTCATCCAGACCTATTTCAGCACCTACAAGGGCAAGTATTTCACAGGGGACGGATGCCGCCGCGACAAGGACGGATACTACTGGATCACCGGCCGTGTCGACGATGTGATCAACGTGTCCGGACACCGCATGGGCACGGCAGAAGTCGAAAGCGCGCTGGTCCTGCATGCCAAGGTTTCCGAAGCCGCGGTCGTGGGTTACCCGCACGACATCAAGGGCCAGGGCATCTATTGCTATGTCACGCTCAACGCCGGTGAAGAACACTCCGACGAGCTGATGGGTGAATTGCGGCAATGGGTGCGAAAGGAGATAGGCCCGATCGCTACGCCCGATCACCTGCATTTCACCCCTGCGCTCCCCAAGACGCGGAGCGGCAAGATCATGCGCCGCATCCTGCGCAAGATCGCGGAGAATGATTACGGTTCGCTCGGGGACACCTCCACGCTCGCGGATCCCGGCATTGTCGATACGCTGATCGACGGGCGCATGAACCGCTGA
- a CDS encoding PAS-domain containing protein, which yields MSSWSIPVMVAAAYAALLFWIAHMGDRIAITHWARRHSRAIFGLSLAVYCTSWTFYGAVGTALGAGLRYLPIYLGPIVLFLFFPGFVSRVVEIGKTQHSTSIADFLSARYGKSAWVAALVTLIALFGALPYMALQLKSVSQTLVALSPDITRYLHADEIVMAVAGTMAAFAVLFGTGRLDLTQHNRGMVLAIAVEAMVKLVALGSVALLATYLLLSEATLETSLQRAGDTFSFAQIDARFVTLTFLAAMAVLCLPRQFHMLVVEAQEDRLRGSMRWLFPLYLVIICAAVVPVAVAGSLLMPGSQADMLVLSLPQTFGFDLLAMLAFIGGFSASTGMIIVTSIALSGMITNDLILPLFFRDRLRQSVDRQNVGPVLIMVRRLTIIGLLAFAYFYVRAASESLSLAGLGEIAFAGVAQFAPGLLLGLSWRRANRAGMIAGLLGGFVAWMVLLAFPVFVPESLPVLIGDDALVSGTIISLGINTALFVLFSLTSETSLSDRVQAVAFVDRQAALPDPGDISREVKVADFRLLMEQFVGEERTREALNALRLETGRNYRDADRADAALRNACERMISAIIGSSSAKALIQSTLEGESVSLEHVVAMFDETTQRLQFGAGLLQIAIENIDQGISVVDNEQRLVAWNSRYVEMFDLPEELVEVGRPIADLLRFNMRSLRFPEDTIDAEVSKRLEYLRQGSRHSTERVLSDGRILRVLGNPAPNGGYVTSYTDVTADRVAEQALEAKVYERTEQLVQSNAALEAATRSKTRFLAAASHDLVQPLNAARLFASALSEEIDTERGREQQLLGQIDRSIRTADRLLRALLDISRLDGSKVDVAKSRFSLDLAFAEIRNEFEVQAEAKGVELIVQPCGLWIETDRGLFVSVLQNLVTNAVRYTDAGKVLIGGKRRGGKVQIVVADQGPGIPQQDLGRIFEEFTQLDRKHESEGLGLGLAIVKRIAAMLGTQVVVESEPGVGSFFSFRMPVVEPGEVQTRVEEGRGQAMPASGARVLCIDNDRASCEGIVALLQRWGLDAVGAHHPDEAPTDCAPSLIVLDYRLDDGLTGDNACPVLEEKFGSLPPIILLTAEETEETKLAAQTIGAHRLIKPASPAILRALIGSLLRIEA from the coding sequence ATGTCGTCATGGTCCATTCCGGTCATGGTCGCGGCCGCGTATGCGGCGCTGTTGTTCTGGATTGCGCACATGGGAGATCGCATTGCGATTACCCATTGGGCAAGGCGGCACTCCCGGGCAATTTTCGGGCTGTCGCTGGCGGTCTATTGCACCAGCTGGACTTTCTACGGCGCGGTCGGGACGGCACTTGGTGCAGGGCTCAGGTATCTCCCGATCTATCTCGGTCCGATCGTCCTGTTCTTGTTCTTTCCCGGTTTCGTGAGCCGGGTCGTCGAGATCGGCAAGACGCAGCATTCCACTTCGATCGCCGACTTCCTTTCCGCACGCTATGGCAAGAGCGCCTGGGTGGCCGCACTTGTCACGCTGATCGCACTGTTCGGCGCGCTTCCCTACATGGCGCTGCAGCTCAAGTCCGTCAGCCAGACGCTCGTCGCGCTTTCGCCCGACATAACCCGATATCTCCACGCCGATGAAATCGTGATGGCCGTGGCAGGGACGATGGCAGCATTCGCTGTCCTGTTCGGAACGGGAAGGCTCGACCTTACGCAGCACAATCGCGGCATGGTCCTCGCGATCGCGGTCGAAGCAATGGTCAAGCTGGTGGCACTCGGGTCGGTCGCGTTGCTTGCGACCTATCTGCTGTTGAGCGAGGCCACTCTGGAAACCTCGCTCCAGCGCGCTGGCGATACGTTCTCGTTCGCGCAGATAGATGCGCGGTTCGTGACCCTTACCTTCCTCGCGGCAATGGCGGTGCTGTGCCTGCCGCGCCAGTTCCACATGCTGGTGGTCGAAGCGCAGGAGGATCGCCTGCGCGGATCGATGCGCTGGCTGTTCCCGCTGTATCTCGTGATCATTTGCGCTGCGGTGGTGCCCGTTGCTGTGGCAGGCTCGCTCCTGATGCCGGGAAGCCAGGCCGACATGCTGGTGCTCAGCCTGCCGCAGACATTCGGTTTCGACCTGTTGGCGATGCTTGCCTTCATCGGCGGTTTTTCGGCGTCGACCGGCATGATCATCGTCACCAGCATTGCACTGTCCGGGATGATCACGAACGACCTCATCCTGCCGCTGTTCTTCAGGGACAGGCTGCGGCAGAGCGTCGACCGCCAGAACGTGGGGCCGGTCCTCATCATGGTCCGCCGTCTGACAATTATCGGACTGCTGGCATTCGCCTATTTCTATGTCAGGGCAGCCAGCGAGAGCCTGAGCCTAGCCGGACTTGGCGAGATCGCCTTTGCTGGCGTGGCGCAATTTGCGCCGGGTCTTTTGCTGGGCCTTTCCTGGCGGCGAGCGAACCGGGCCGGCATGATCGCCGGGTTGCTCGGTGGCTTCGTTGCCTGGATGGTCCTGCTCGCTTTCCCGGTATTCGTGCCGGAAAGTCTGCCCGTCCTGATCGGTGACGATGCGCTGGTTTCCGGCACTATCATCAGCCTCGGCATCAACACGGCGCTGTTCGTCTTGTTCTCGCTCACCAGCGAAACATCGCTGTCCGACAGGGTGCAGGCCGTCGCCTTCGTTGACCGTCAGGCCGCCTTGCCCGATCCGGGTGACATCTCGCGTGAGGTAAAAGTCGCGGATTTCCGGCTGTTGATGGAACAGTTCGTTGGCGAAGAACGAACGCGAGAGGCGCTCAACGCCCTGAGGCTCGAGACGGGTCGGAACTACCGCGATGCCGACCGTGCCGACGCCGCTTTGCGCAATGCCTGCGAGCGGATGATCAGCGCGATTATCGGCAGTTCTTCGGCCAAGGCGCTGATCCAGTCGACGCTCGAGGGGGAATCCGTATCGCTCGAACATGTGGTCGCGATGTTCGATGAAACGACGCAGCGCCTCCAATTCGGTGCGGGTCTGCTCCAGATCGCGATCGAGAACATCGACCAGGGCATCTCGGTGGTTGATAACGAACAGCGTCTGGTCGCGTGGAACAGCCGCTATGTCGAGATGTTCGATCTGCCCGAAGAACTCGTCGAAGTAGGGCGCCCGATTGCCGACTTGCTGCGTTTCAACATGCGGTCGTTGCGGTTCCCCGAAGATACGATCGATGCCGAGGTATCGAAGCGGCTCGAGTACCTTCGCCAGGGCAGTCGTCACAGTACGGAGCGCGTTCTTTCGGATGGCCGCATCCTGCGTGTGCTCGGCAATCCCGCGCCAAATGGCGGCTATGTCACCAGCTATACCGATGTGACCGCCGACCGTGTCGCCGAACAGGCGCTAGAGGCAAAGGTGTACGAACGCACGGAGCAGCTTGTCCAATCGAACGCTGCGCTGGAAGCCGCGACCAGGTCCAAGACGCGGTTCCTCGCCGCCGCCAGCCACGACCTGGTGCAGCCTCTGAACGCGGCAAGACTGTTCGCCAGCGCCCTCAGCGAAGAAATCGACACAGAACGTGGAAGAGAGCAACAGTTGCTTGGTCAGATCGACCGTTCGATCAGGACCGCCGACCGGCTGCTGCGCGCTCTGCTGGATATTTCGCGCCTCGACGGAAGCAAGGTCGACGTCGCAAAGTCGCGTTTCTCGCTGGATCTCGCCTTTGCCGAAATTCGCAACGAGTTCGAAGTGCAGGCAGAGGCAAAGGGTGTCGAGCTGATTGTCCAGCCGTGCGGGCTATGGATCGAAACCGACCGCGGGCTGTTCGTTTCGGTGCTCCAGAACCTCGTCACCAATGCCGTGCGCTACACCGATGCCGGCAAGGTGCTGATCGGTGGGAAGCGGCGCGGCGGAAAGGTCCAGATCGTCGTGGCCGACCAAGGGCCAGGAATACCGCAACAGGACCTCGGCCGGATATTCGAAGAGTTCACCCAGCTTGACCGCAAGCACGAAAGCGAGGGGCTAGGCCTGGGTCTTGCTATCGTGAAACGCATTGCCGCCATGCTCGGCACACAGGTCGTGGTTGAATCCGAACCGGGGGTCGGCAGCTTTTTTTCCTTCCGCATGCCGGTGGTGGAGCCGGGTGAAGTGCAGACGCGCGTCGAGGAAGGGCGAGGTCAGGCCATGCCCGCATCTGGCGCGCGCGTTCTGTGCATCGATAACGACAGGGCCAGCTGCGAAGGCATCGTTGCCTTGCTCCAGCGATGGGGACTGGATGCTGTGGGGGCACATCATCCGGACGAGGCGCCGACCGATTGCGCTCCGTCTCTGATCGTCCTCGATTACCGCCTCGACGACGGATTGACCGGAGACAATGCGTGTCCTGTCCTGGAAGAAAAATTCGGATCACTTCCGCCGATCATCCTGCTTACGGCAGAGGAAACGGAGGAAACGAAACTCGCCGCCCAGACAATCGGCGCGCATCGCCTGATCAAGCCTGCCAGCCCTGCCATCTTGCGGGCACTGATCGGGTCGTTGTTACGTATCGAGGCCTGA
- a CDS encoding DUF4212 domain-containing protein, which translates to MSDEEPKNTAAGAYWKANIRLLVTLMAIWFVVSFGAGILFRPFLDQFMIGGFPLGFWFAQQGSIYVFIGLIFYYTWKMKKIEREFDLDD; encoded by the coding sequence ATGTCTGACGAAGAACCCAAAAACACTGCCGCAGGAGCATATTGGAAAGCCAATATACGCTTGCTCGTCACTCTCATGGCCATCTGGTTCGTGGTGTCTTTCGGCGCCGGGATCCTGTTCCGGCCATTCCTCGACCAGTTCATGATCGGCGGTTTTCCGCTCGGCTTCTGGTTTGCCCAGCAGGGTTCGATCTACGTCTTCATCGGTCTGATCTTCTACTACACGTGGAAGATGAAGAAGATCGAACGCGAATTCGATCTCGACGACTGA